A window of Alphaproteobacteria bacterium genomic DNA:
CAACTTTTCGATGTTGTAGGGCGGGTAGGCGGGCGCCTGGGCGTCCTGCCGGCCCAGCGAATCGAAGAGCCGGTCGAAGCGGTCGAAACCGACGGAAGCACGTAGCAATGGGGTGAAATCATAGGTCCGCATGGTCCTATCCTCCTAAAGAAGCGATGGGACGTCATGCCCGCCATCATGGCCGGGCAAACGGTCGTCCGGGCCCTCATAGGCACCCGGCGACGGATATTAGTTGGGAACGAAGCGGGGTTGATTCAAGCCCCAGGAAAAAGGCCCGTGGGCCCGCCTACTTCTTGAGGAAGCCCTCGAAGCGGCGGTTGAACTTGGCCACCTGGCCGCCGGTATCGACCAGCTTGCCGGCCCCGCCGGTCCAGGCCGGGTGCGACTTGGGGTCGATGTCGAGCTTGAGGGTGTCGCCCTCCGAGCCATAGGTCGAACGGGTCTCGAACTCGCTGCCGTCGGTCAGCACCACCTTGATGGTGTGATACTCGGGGTGGATGTCTTTCTTCATGGTCTCGCTCCTGAGGGGCGGGGCGGTATATAGCGCGGCCAGCGGCCCGGGGCAAGCAGACTCTGGTTCCCTGTCGTCGTCCCTGTCGTCGTCTCTGTCGTCGTCCCTGTGGCCACCCTTGTTGGCCCGCAGCCGGCGTGCTATTCCCAAGCCCGACCTAGGCCAGCGGAAAAACCCCCGATGCCGAGCGACGAAAGCGAGTTCGAAAGCGCCGCGGCCGCCACCCTCGAGGGCCTGGCCGAGCGCCTCGACGAGGCCCCCGACGCCATCGAGGCCGACCTCGAAGGCGGTGTACTGAGCATCGAAGTCGAGGATCTGGGCAGCTTCATCGTCAACCGCCACGCGCCGTTGCGCCAGCTTTGGCTATCGTCGCCTGTATCGGGCGCCAGCCATTACGCCCGCGACGCCGAAGGCGTCTGGCAGGGCACCCGCGGCGAAGGCCGCCTCGAGGACCGCCTGGCCGCCGATCTGGCGCCGGCGGGCTTGGTTGGCGGGCTCGGCTGATGCCGGCATGAGCCAGCAAAACCAGGGCCCGACAGCCGAGGGCGACGAGCGTCCGCGCAGCAACGTCGCCGCGCTCAAGGGCATGGGCCGCTTCATCCGGCCCTATGGCTGGCGCGTGGCGGCGGCGCTGGTGGCCCTGGTCTTCGCCGCCGGCTCGGTGCTGGCCATCGGCCAGGCGCTGCGCCGTGTCGTCGACCTCGGCTTCAACGCCGACGACCCGCTGCTGGACTTTTATTTCCTGGCCCTTTTCGGCATCGTGGCGCTGCTCGCGGCGGCCACTTTCGGGCGTTTTTATTTCGTTTCCTGGATCGGCGAGCGGGTGGCGGCCGACGTGCGCAAGGAGGTCTACCAGCACGTCATCGGCCTCAGCCCGCACTTCTTCGAGGTGACCAAGACGGGCGAGATCCTGTCGCGCCTGACCACCGACATCACGCTGATCGAGACGGTCATCGGCTCCTCCGTCTCGATGGCGCTGCGCAACGTGCTGATCTTCCTCGGCGGCACGGTGCTGCTGATCATCACCAGCCCCAAGCTGGCCGGCCTGATGGCCGTCATTGTGCCCGTCGTGGTGCTGCCGCTGATCATTTTTGGGCGGCGTGTGCGAAAACTGTCGCGGGCCAGCCAGGACCGGGTGGCGGCGGTGGGCGCTTATGCCGGCGAATCCATCGACGCCGTGCGCACCGTCCAGGCCTTCAACCACGAGGGCATCGAACGACGCCGATTCGGTCGCACCGTCGAAGAGGCGTTCGTCACGGCCGTCCGCCGCATCACCATGCGCGGCTGGCTGACGGCGTTGGTGATTCTCTTGATCTTCGGCGCCGTCGATGCCGTGCTCTGGGTCGGCGCCCGCGACGTGGGCTCGGGCGTCATGACCGGCGGGCAGCTTGCTGCTTTCGTTTTTTACGCCATCATGGTGGCCGGCGCGGTCGGTGCCCTGGCCGAGATCTACGGCGATCTGCAGCGCGCCGCCGGGGCCACCGAACGGCTGCTGGAGTTGCTC
This region includes:
- the rpmE gene encoding 50S ribosomal protein L31; the protein is MKKDIHPEYHTIKVVLTDGSEFETRSTYGSEGDTLKLDIDPKSHPAWTGGAGKLVDTGGQVAKFNRRFEGFLKK
- the cyaY gene encoding iron donor protein CyaY, producing the protein MPSDESEFESAAAATLEGLAERLDEAPDAIEADLEGGVLSIEVEDLGSFIVNRHAPLRQLWLSSPVSGASHYARDAEGVWQGTRGEGRLEDRLAADLAPAGLVGGLG
- a CDS encoding ABC transporter transmembrane domain-containing protein, with product MSQQNQGPTAEGDERPRSNVAALKGMGRFIRPYGWRVAAALVALVFAAGSVLAIGQALRRVVDLGFNADDPLLDFYFLALFGIVALLAAATFGRFYFVSWIGERVAADVRKEVYQHVIGLSPHFFEVTKTGEILSRLTTDITLIETVIGSSVSMALRNVLIFLGGTVLLIITSPKLAGLMAVIVPVVVLPLIIFGRRVRKLSRASQDRVAAVGAYAGESIDAVRTVQAFNHEGIERRRFGRTVEEAFVTAVRRITMRGWLTALVILLIFGAVDAVLWVGARDVGSGVMTGGQLAAFVFYAIMVAGAVGALAEIYGDLQRAAGATERLLELLETKPTIVAPASPETLPEPPRGAISFANVTFQYPSRPGVSALSEFSLEVDPGERIALVGPSGAGKTTVFQLLLRFYDPESGSLRLDGVELTRARPGEVRERIGLVSQDPVVFGADVWENIRYGRPEASDDEVRVAAEAAAASEFIERLPQGFDSYLGERGATLSGGQRQRIAIARAILRNPAVLLLDEATSALDAESERAVQAALEPLMAGRTTLVIAHRLATVLGADRIVVLDQGRIVASGKHDELMAQRGLYAHLAGLQFDRGPLAAQ